The DNA segment CCGAGGTCACGGCCGCCGTCCTGGGCGGCCGCGTCTACGTGATCGGCGGCTTCGACGGGTGCGCCCGCACCACCGCCACCGTCCAGGTGTACGACCCCGCCACGGACCGCTGGCACCTCGGCCCGCCGCTGCCCCATCCCGTCCACCACGCCATGGCCGCCGCCGCCTCCGCCCGGCTCTTCGTGGTGGGCGGGCTCAGCGGCGTGCGCTTCGCCCCCAGCGCACGAGTGTTCGCTTTTGATGGCGGGCGCTGGACCGAGGTGGCCCCGCTGCCGGAGCCGCTCGGGGCGGCGGGGATCGCGGTGGTGGGCGGGCGGATCCACGTGGTGGGCGGGGTGGGCCGCATGGGTGACGTGGCCGCCCACTATCGCTACGACCCCGCACGGGACGCCTGGACCCGCCTGGCCCCCCTGCCCGTGGCCCGCGACCACCTGGCTGCCGCCGCGCTGGACGGCCGCCTCTACGCGATCGGCGGCCGGCTGGGCGGAAACTACGCCCGCAACCTCTCCCGCGTCGACGTCTACGACCCCCGGACCGACCGCTGGCAGCCGGGACCCGCGCTCGCCATCCCCCGGTCGGGGCACACAGCCGCTGTCGTGGGCGGACGCCTCGTGGTGCTGGGGGGCGAGGAGCCGGGGCGGACGATCGCACCGGTCGAGCTCTTCGACGGGCGCCGGTGGAGTGCGCCCACCCGCCTGCCCACCCCGCGTCACGGCCTGGGCAGCGCGGTCGTGGACCGGGCGGTGGCCGCGCTGGCCGGCGGCCCGCGCCCGGCGCTGTCGGTCTCCAGGGCTCACGAGGTGCTG comes from the Armatimonadota bacterium genome and includes:
- a CDS encoding galactose oxidase — protein: MRWLRLLGVLAAGGALGLVALYLWYVRALGVRPQVVEAPGLRWTARAPLPRARTEVTAAVLGGRVYVIGGFDGCARTTATVQVYDPATDRWHLGPPLPHPVHHAMAAAASARLFVVGGLSGVRFAPSARVFAFDGGRWTEVAPLPEPLGAAGIAVVGGRIHVVGGVGRMGDVAAHYRYDPARDAWTRLAPLPVARDHLAAAALDGRLYAIGGRLGGNYARNLSRVDVYDPRTDRWQPGPALAIPRSGHTAAVVGGRLVVLGGEEPGRTIAPVELFDGRRWSAPTRLPTPRHGLGSAVVDRAVAALAGGPRPALSVSRAHEVLVLEE